One Robbsia sp. KACC 23696 DNA segment encodes these proteins:
- a CDS encoding Tex family protein, producing the protein MTDTVALKIVQRIATELAVQPRQVAAAVGLLDEGATVPFIARYRKEITGNLDDTQLRTLEERLTYLRDMEDRRATILQSIDEQGKLDATLRAAIEAADSKQTLEDLYLPYKPKRRTRAQIAREAGLEPLADLLLADPSRDPQTEAQAYVDAEKGVADTKAALDGARDILSERFGETADLLAKLRAELWQRGIVASTVVPGKELEEGEKFRDYYDYSEAIGTVPSHRALALFRARNLGILGVKLGLGKALDTQVPHPCELTIASHVGIRNNGRPADKWLSDVCRWSWRVKVQPYLENELLGRLRDTAETEAITVFARNLKDLLLAAPAGPKAVIGLDPGIRTGVKVATVDRTGKLLATDTIYPHEPRRDWEGSIARLARMAQATGAELISIGNGTASRETDKLAADLMARHPELKLTKIVVSESGASIYSASELAAKEFPDLDVSLRGAVSIARRLQDPLAELVKIDPKAIGVGQYQHDVNQRELARSLDAVVEDCVNAVGVDVNTASVALLARVSGLNALLARNIVDYRDANGAFASREALRKVPRLGDKTFEQAAGFLRVNAGANPLDRSAVHPEAYPVVERMLAKIGRTAAELLGNRDILQRITPTEYVDDRFGLPTIRDILNELEKPGRDPRPEFKTASFKEGIEKVSDLEPGMILEGVVTNVAAFGAFVDIGVHQDGLVHVSALSTRFIRDPHEIVKAGQVVQVKVIEVDVKRQRIALTMRLDNDIDAMAGGQGGRDTGAGAGNQRRGGNPGGAGANASAGKGGRDRQRSNAPVVENAMAAAFASLKQRK; encoded by the coding sequence ATGACGGATACCGTAGCTCTCAAAATCGTACAACGCATCGCCACGGAACTGGCCGTGCAGCCCCGCCAGGTGGCCGCGGCGGTCGGCCTGCTCGACGAGGGCGCCACCGTCCCTTTCATCGCGCGCTACCGCAAGGAGATCACCGGTAACCTCGACGACACGCAGTTGCGTACGCTCGAAGAGCGCCTGACCTATCTGCGCGACATGGAAGATCGTCGTGCGACGATCCTGCAAAGCATCGACGAACAGGGCAAGCTCGACGCCACGCTGCGCGCCGCGATCGAGGCCGCCGACAGCAAGCAGACGCTGGAAGACCTGTACCTGCCGTATAAGCCGAAACGCCGCACGCGGGCCCAGATTGCCCGGGAAGCGGGCCTGGAACCGCTGGCCGATCTGCTGCTGGCCGACCCGAGCCGCGATCCGCAAACCGAGGCGCAAGCTTACGTCGATGCCGAGAAAGGCGTCGCCGACACCAAGGCGGCCCTCGATGGCGCGCGCGACATTCTCTCCGAGCGTTTCGGCGAAACCGCAGACCTGCTGGCGAAGCTGCGCGCCGAGCTCTGGCAGCGCGGCATTGTCGCCTCGACCGTGGTCCCGGGAAAAGAGCTGGAGGAAGGCGAGAAATTCCGCGATTACTACGACTACTCGGAAGCGATCGGCACGGTCCCGTCGCACCGCGCGCTGGCGCTGTTCCGGGCGCGAAACCTCGGCATTCTCGGCGTCAAGCTGGGCTTGGGCAAGGCCCTCGACACGCAGGTGCCGCATCCGTGCGAGCTGACGATCGCCTCGCATGTCGGCATTCGCAATAACGGCCGTCCGGCCGACAAATGGCTGTCCGACGTTTGCCGCTGGAGCTGGCGCGTCAAGGTCCAGCCCTATCTCGAAAACGAATTGCTCGGCCGTCTGCGCGACACCGCCGAGACCGAGGCAATCACGGTCTTCGCCCGCAACTTGAAGGATCTGCTGCTGGCCGCCCCGGCCGGCCCGAAAGCGGTTATCGGCCTGGACCCGGGCATCCGGACCGGCGTCAAGGTGGCCACCGTGGATCGCACCGGCAAACTGCTGGCGACGGACACGATCTATCCGCACGAGCCGCGTCGTGACTGGGAGGGCTCGATCGCCCGTCTGGCGCGCATGGCACAGGCCACCGGTGCGGAATTGATCAGTATCGGCAATGGCACCGCTTCACGCGAAACGGATAAATTGGCCGCCGACCTGATGGCGCGCCACCCGGAGTTGAAGCTGACGAAAATCGTCGTATCCGAATCCGGCGCGTCGATCTATTCGGCATCGGAGCTGGCGGCGAAGGAATTTCCGGACCTCGACGTGTCGCTGCGCGGCGCAGTGTCGATCGCCCGCCGCCTGCAGGATCCGCTGGCCGAACTGGTCAAGATCGACCCGAAAGCAATCGGCGTCGGCCAATACCAGCACGACGTCAATCAGCGCGAACTGGCGCGCTCGCTCGACGCGGTGGTCGAGGATTGCGTGAATGCGGTGGGCGTGGACGTCAATACCGCTTCGGTCGCGCTACTCGCCCGCGTATCCGGCTTGAACGCGCTGCTGGCGCGCAATATCGTCGATTATCGCGACGCCAACGGCGCCTTTGCTTCACGCGAGGCGTTGCGCAAGGTGCCACGGCTCGGCGACAAGACATTCGAACAGGCGGCCGGATTCCTGCGCGTCAATGCCGGCGCGAATCCGCTGGACCGCTCCGCGGTGCACCCGGAAGCCTATCCCGTGGTCGAGCGGATGCTGGCCAAGATCGGCCGCACCGCCGCGGAGTTGCTCGGCAATCGCGACATCCTGCAGCGCATCACGCCGACCGAGTACGTCGACGACCGCTTCGGCCTGCCGACGATTCGGGACATCCTGAACGAATTGGAAAAACCGGGCCGCGATCCGCGCCCCGAATTCAAGACGGCCTCGTTCAAGGAAGGGATCGAGAAAGTGTCCGACCTCGAACCGGGCATGATTCTCGAAGGCGTCGTAACCAATGTCGCCGCCTTTGGTGCCTTCGTCGATATCGGCGTGCATCAAGACGGCCTGGTGCACGTCTCGGCGCTTTCCACGCGTTTCATCCGCGATCCGCACGAGATCGTCAAGGCAGGCCAGGTCGTGCAGGTCAAGGTGATCGAGGTCGACGTCAAACGGCAACGTATCGCCCTGACGATGCGACTCGACAACGATATCGACGCGATGGCGGGCGGCCAGGGCGGCCGTGATACCGGCGCGGGCGCGGGCAATCAACGACGTGGCGGCAACCCCGGTGGCGCAGGCGCCAATGCCAGCGCCGGCAAGGGTGGGCGCGATCGGCAACGCAGCAACGCCCCGGTCGTCGAAAACGCCATGGCCGCGGCCTTTGCCAGCCTGAAACAACGGAAGTAA
- a CDS encoding potassium transporter Kup, which produces MANSHTAHAQKQGIPGLVTAAIGIVFGDIGTSPLYAMKEAFSEEHGIQFTDGAILGVVSLLFWAIVLVVAVKYVLFVMRADNNGEGGALALMVMSLRNVRRGSRFATMLILLGIFGACMFYGDAVITPAMSVLSAVEGLEVASPHLGHYVVPIVLVIVTVLFFLQKRGTEAVGKLFGPVMLLWFLSLAALGVYHIVDKPVILQAINPVHAIRFIAAHALQAYVVLGSVFLVLTGAEALYADMGHFGARPIRIGWYGIVMPSLILNYFGQGALLMASPHARSNPFFLMAPDWATMPLVILATVAAVIASQAVISGAFSLTSQAIQLGYVPRMKVQHTSDKAIGQIYIPLVNWSLYFIVVCIVLGFRSSDNLAAAYGIAVVTTMVITTMLVGVVMLRVWKWRKRLVIPIVTLFMIVDLAFFGANVIKIEEGGWLPLGVGVLLFFLLTTWSKGRQIVKDRTAADGIPLQPFVKGLLAHPPHRVSGTAIYLTGSETLVPVSLLHNLKHNKILHERTIFMTFLTRDVPYIDDDKRYFYKPLDGGLFLVKAVYGFNETPDVDRVLKYLEREHDMNFELMDTSFFLARETVVPTQLPGMSLWRERVFAWMHQNAAKPTDFFSIPANRVVELGTKIEI; this is translated from the coding sequence TTGGCTAACTCTCATACAGCGCACGCGCAAAAACAGGGCATACCGGGACTCGTGACGGCGGCCATCGGTATCGTCTTCGGCGATATTGGTACCAGCCCGCTGTACGCGATGAAGGAAGCGTTTAGCGAAGAGCACGGTATCCAATTCACCGACGGCGCCATTCTCGGCGTCGTGTCGTTGCTCTTCTGGGCGATCGTCCTGGTGGTGGCGGTAAAGTACGTGCTGTTCGTGATGCGCGCGGACAATAACGGCGAAGGCGGTGCATTGGCGCTGATGGTGATGTCGCTGCGCAATGTGCGCCGAGGCAGCCGTTTTGCGACGATGCTGATCCTGCTCGGGATCTTCGGTGCCTGCATGTTCTATGGGGATGCCGTCATCACACCGGCCATGTCGGTGCTATCGGCGGTGGAAGGGCTCGAAGTGGCCTCGCCCCATCTCGGACACTACGTCGTGCCGATCGTGCTCGTCATCGTCACCGTTCTGTTCTTCCTGCAGAAGCGCGGGACCGAGGCAGTCGGCAAGCTGTTCGGCCCGGTGATGCTGTTGTGGTTCCTCTCGCTCGCGGCACTCGGCGTCTATCACATCGTCGATAAACCGGTGATCCTGCAAGCGATCAATCCGGTCCATGCAATTCGGTTTATCGCGGCGCACGCGCTGCAGGCCTATGTCGTGCTGGGATCGGTGTTTCTGGTGCTGACCGGCGCCGAGGCGCTGTATGCGGACATGGGGCATTTCGGTGCACGGCCAATCCGGATCGGCTGGTATGGCATCGTCATGCCGTCTCTGATTCTGAATTACTTCGGGCAGGGTGCGCTGTTGATGGCGTCGCCGCATGCGCGCAGCAATCCATTCTTCTTGATGGCGCCCGATTGGGCCACGATGCCGCTGGTGATTCTGGCCACGGTGGCGGCGGTGATCGCCTCCCAGGCCGTGATTTCGGGCGCATTCTCGCTGACCTCGCAAGCGATCCAGCTCGGCTATGTGCCACGGATGAAGGTCCAGCACACGTCGGACAAGGCGATCGGTCAGATCTATATTCCGCTGGTGAATTGGTCGCTGTATTTCATCGTCGTCTGTATCGTGCTGGGTTTCCGCAGCTCGGATAATCTCGCCGCCGCCTACGGTATCGCCGTCGTGACGACGATGGTCATCACGACGATGTTGGTCGGGGTCGTGATGCTGCGCGTCTGGAAATGGCGCAAGCGCCTGGTCATCCCGATCGTCACGCTGTTCATGATCGTCGATCTGGCCTTCTTCGGCGCGAACGTGATCAAGATCGAGGAGGGCGGCTGGTTGCCGCTCGGTGTGGGCGTGCTGCTGTTCTTCTTGCTGACCACCTGGTCCAAAGGGCGCCAGATCGTCAAGGATCGGACGGCCGCCGACGGGATTCCCTTGCAGCCCTTTGTGAAGGGACTGCTTGCGCACCCGCCGCATCGCGTGTCCGGTACCGCGATTTATCTGACAGGCAGTGAAACGCTGGTCCCCGTCAGTCTGCTGCACAACCTGAAGCACAACAAGATCCTGCACGAACGCACGATCTTCATGACCTTCCTGACGCGCGACGTGCCGTATATCGATGACGATAAACGGTACTTCTACAAGCCGTTGGATGGTGGCCTGTTCCTGGTGAAGGCGGTGTACGGTTTCAACGAAACGCCGGATGTCGATCGCGTGCTGAAGTACCTCGAGCGCGAACACGATATGAATTTCGAGCTGATGGACACCTCGTTCTTCCTGGCGCGCGAGACGGTCGTCCCGACGCAACTGCCGGGGATGTCCTTGTGGCGTGAGCGTGTGTTTGCCTGGATGCACCAGAACGCCGCGAAACCGACCGACTTCTTCAGCATCCCGGCCAATCGGGTCGTCGAGCTCGGGACCAAGATCGAGATCTGA
- a CDS encoding adenylosuccinate synthase → MSGIASNQGRNVVVVGTQWGDEGKGKIVDWLTDHAQGVVRFQGGHNAGHTLIIGGKKTILRLIPSGIMRDGTACYIGNGVVLSPEALFKEIGELEAAGLHVRDRLFISHACTLLLPSHVAIDQAREKKRGNDKIGTTGRGIGPAYEDKVARRGLRVQDLFDPARFAERLKEILDYHNFQLTQYLGVEAVDFDETLAKMLGFAKDLAPMCADVSAKLAAVNAGGGSLLFEGAQGTLLDVDHGTYPFVTSSNCVAGAAAAGAGVGPHRLHYVLGITKAYCTRVGSGPFPSELYDADNPDAQDPVGIDLAKIGKEFGSVTGRPRRTGWMDVAALKRSIQINGISGLCITKLDVLDGLEEVKLCTGYTVDGQAVDLLPTGAAAVKACAPVYETFPGWKSSTIGITQWDKLPKQAQDYLTRVQELAGTPIHMVSTGPDRDETILLEHPFKV, encoded by the coding sequence ATGTCCGGTATTGCATCGAACCAGGGACGAAATGTCGTCGTCGTCGGCACGCAGTGGGGTGACGAAGGCAAGGGCAAGATCGTCGATTGGCTGACCGATCACGCGCAAGGCGTCGTCCGCTTCCAAGGCGGTCATAACGCAGGTCATACGCTGATCATCGGCGGCAAGAAGACCATTTTGCGATTGATCCCGTCGGGCATCATGCGCGATGGGACGGCTTGCTATATCGGTAACGGCGTGGTGTTGTCCCCTGAGGCGCTGTTCAAGGAAATCGGTGAGTTGGAAGCGGCCGGTCTGCACGTGCGCGATCGCCTGTTCATTTCCCACGCCTGTACCTTGCTGCTGCCGTCGCATGTCGCGATCGACCAGGCGCGCGAGAAGAAGCGCGGTAACGACAAGATCGGTACGACCGGTCGCGGTATCGGCCCTGCGTATGAAGACAAGGTCGCGCGTCGCGGTCTGCGCGTGCAAGATCTGTTCGATCCGGCCCGTTTCGCTGAACGTCTGAAGGAAATCCTCGATTATCACAACTTCCAGCTGACCCAGTACCTGGGCGTGGAAGCGGTCGATTTCGATGAGACGCTGGCCAAGATGCTGGGCTTCGCGAAAGACCTGGCGCCGATGTGCGCCGACGTCTCGGCAAAGCTGGCGGCGGTCAACGCCGGCGGCGGCAGCCTGCTGTTCGAGGGCGCGCAAGGCACCTTGCTCGACGTCGATCACGGCACCTATCCCTTTGTGACCAGTAGCAACTGCGTCGCCGGCGCTGCCGCGGCAGGTGCCGGCGTCGGTCCGCACCGCCTGCACTACGTGCTCGGCATCACGAAGGCGTACTGCACGCGCGTGGGTAGCGGACCGTTCCCGAGCGAGCTGTACGACGCCGACAATCCGGACGCGCAGGACCCGGTCGGTATCGACCTGGCGAAGATCGGCAAGGAATTCGGCTCGGTGACCGGCCGTCCGCGTCGGACCGGCTGGATGGACGTGGCCGCGCTGAAGCGCTCGATCCAGATCAACGGCATCTCGGGTCTGTGCATCACGAAGCTGGACGTGCTGGACGGTTTGGAAGAGGTCAAGCTGTGCACCGGTTATACGGTGGACGGTCAAGCCGTCGATCTGCTGCCCACGGGCGCGGCGGCGGTGAAAGCCTGCGCACCGGTCTATGAGACCTTCCCGGGCTGGAAGTCGAGCACGATCGGCATCACGCAGTGGGACAAGCTCCCGAAGCAGGCGCAGGACTACTTGACGCGCGTGCAGGAACTGGCCGGGACGCCGATCCATATGGTGTCGACGGGTCCGGATCGCGATGAGACGATCCTGCTGGAACACCCGTTCAAGGTGTAA
- a CDS encoding ATP phosphoribosyltransferase regulatory subunit codes for MSIWLLPESIADVLPSEARKSENLRRLLLDRFRAYGYEMVMPPLLEYLESLLAGAGDDLALRTFKLVDQLSGRTMGVRADITPQVSRIDAHLLNRAGVTRLCYAGPTLETRPRGLHATREPYQIGAELYGHAGIEADIEIQQLLIDCAGRVGLGGVRLDLGHAAIATSLLASSSQAAAQAYAISGALASKDVPALQALTQTLDAPIRDALRALPALYGGREVLDRARALLPALPEIVRALDDLTQLADAAAAALQSGTVAAGSAPTSAHAADRPTGVSSVQFDLADLGGTYQYHTGVIFSAYVDGVPNAIARGGRYDRIGRLFGRDRPAIGFSMDLRELARISAVDARSSAIYAPWTQDAGLRAAIAALRDAGEVVIQSLPGHAHDLDEFACERELVAQDGQWVLVSRQTR; via the coding sequence GTGTCGATTTGGCTCCTGCCCGAAAGCATTGCCGACGTCCTGCCGTCGGAAGCGCGTAAAAGCGAAAACCTCCGCCGGCTGCTGCTCGATCGGTTCCGCGCCTACGGCTATGAAATGGTGATGCCGCCGCTCCTGGAGTATCTGGAGTCGCTGCTGGCCGGCGCCGGCGACGATCTGGCGCTGCGCACGTTCAAGTTGGTCGACCAGTTGTCGGGTCGCACGATGGGCGTGCGCGCCGACATCACGCCGCAGGTCTCGCGCATCGACGCCCATTTGCTGAATCGCGCTGGTGTGACGCGCCTGTGCTATGCCGGTCCCACGCTGGAGACCCGTCCGCGTGGCTTGCACGCGACACGCGAGCCTTATCAGATCGGCGCGGAATTATATGGTCATGCGGGAATCGAAGCCGATATCGAGATCCAGCAGCTTCTGATCGATTGCGCCGGGCGCGTCGGTCTTGGCGGCGTGCGTCTCGATCTCGGACATGCGGCCATCGCCACGTCGTTGCTGGCTTCGTCGTCGCAGGCCGCAGCGCAGGCGTACGCGATCTCCGGCGCGCTCGCATCGAAGGATGTGCCGGCACTGCAGGCATTGACGCAGACGCTGGACGCCCCGATTCGGGACGCCTTGCGGGCCTTGCCGGCCTTGTACGGTGGTCGCGAAGTACTCGATCGCGCGCGCGCCTTGCTGCCGGCACTGCCGGAAATCGTGCGAGCGCTGGACGATCTGACGCAATTGGCCGATGCGGCTGCTGCGGCACTGCAGTCCGGAACGGTTGCGGCGGGGTCTGCTCCAACAAGCGCGCACGCGGCGGATCGTCCCACGGGCGTCAGCAGCGTGCAGTTCGATCTTGCCGATCTCGGCGGTACTTATCAGTACCACACCGGCGTGATCTTCTCGGCGTATGTCGACGGCGTGCCGAACGCGATCGCGCGCGGTGGGCGGTATGATCGAATCGGGCGCCTGTTCGGTCGCGATCGTCCGGCGATTGGATTTTCGATGGATCTGCGCGAATTGGCGCGCATCTCCGCCGTTGACGCGCGTTCGTCGGCGATTTATGCGCCGTGGACGCAGGATGCAGGGTTGCGCGCCGCGATCGCCGCATTGCGCGACGCGGGCGAGGTGGTGATCCAGTCACTGCCAGGCCATGCGCACGATCTGGACGAATTTGCCTGCGAGCGCGAGCTCGTCGCGCAAGACGGCCAATGGGTGTTGGTGTCACGCCAAACACGCTAA
- the hflC gene encoding protease modulator HflC has protein sequence MNRIITAIVALAVVLSLASSMMFVVDQRRYAIVFALGAVKREISEPGLYFKLPPPFQHVVTIDKRIQTIDNAEPDRYITSEKKNLLVDLFVKYRVSDPLKYYISFKSDSGAAEDRLKAIIRAALNEEFAKRTVTEVVSNEREVVMQAVRTKVEREASSIGIQVLDVRLKRVDLLAAISDSVYRRMEAERKQVANTLRSTGAAEAEQIRADADRQREVALSDAYEKTQAIMGDADAQASAIYAQSFGKDPAFYAFYKSLEAYRTTFRSKQDVIVADPNSPFFQYLRSPDGGGQVAPSAAPAARARAR, from the coding sequence ATGAATCGAATCATTACCGCGATTGTCGCGTTGGCCGTGGTGTTGTCGCTGGCTTCGTCGATGATGTTTGTCGTCGATCAGCGCCGCTATGCGATCGTCTTTGCCTTGGGTGCCGTCAAGCGCGAGATTTCCGAGCCGGGTCTGTATTTCAAGTTGCCGCCGCCGTTCCAGCATGTGGTGACGATCGACAAGCGCATCCAGACGATCGATAACGCCGAGCCGGACCGTTACATCACGTCGGAGAAGAAGAACCTGTTGGTCGACTTGTTCGTCAAGTATCGCGTCTCGGACCCGCTGAAGTACTACATCTCGTTCAAGAGCGACAGCGGCGCGGCGGAAGACCGCCTGAAGGCGATCATCCGCGCGGCGTTGAACGAAGAGTTTGCAAAGCGCACGGTGACCGAGGTCGTATCGAACGAGCGTGAAGTCGTCATGCAGGCGGTTCGGACCAAAGTCGAGCGCGAGGCCAGCAGCATTGGTATTCAGGTTCTCGACGTGCGTCTGAAGCGCGTGGATCTGTTGGCGGCTATTAGCGATTCGGTCTATCGCCGGATGGAAGCCGAACGCAAGCAGGTCGCGAATACGTTGCGCTCGACCGGCGCTGCCGAAGCGGAACAGATCCGTGCCGATGCGGATCGGCAACGCGAAGTCGCGCTGTCCGATGCCTACGAGAAAACGCAGGCGATCATGGGCGATGCCGATGCACAGGCGTCGGCGATTTATGCGCAGTCTTTTGGGAAGGATCCGGCTTTCTATGCCTTCTATAAGAGCCTGGAAGCCTACCGCACGACCTTCCGCAGCAAGCAGGACGTGATCGTCGCCGATCCGAACAGCCCGTTCTTCCAATACCTGCGCTCGCCCGACGGCGGCGGCCAGGTGGCGCCCAGTGCGGCGCCGGCAGCGCGCGCCCGCGCGCGCTGA
- the hflK gene encoding FtsH protease activity modulator HflK, with translation MVNDQNYSSARQRMTAVFSLNDQRWGRGESRETTGDGDATASDTPGTPEAGNQGTRGSDDHRTMSEGGKDEGGNGRPDDGRREGPPTTPPGVPQRGDRKRPNGGGDKQAGPPDLDELWREFNARIQRLFGSGGGNNNGGNDNRPPRGGPRFPSAGRTGSIGVIAILCAVILIWLGSGVYVVQEGQAGVVLRFGKYVRTVPAGVQWRMPWPFESNETVNMWQVRSIDIGRSGTIAQTNSKDSSMLTADENIIDVRFAVQYRIKDAADFLFNNADAEANVAQAAETAVREIVGKSKMDFVLYEGREQVALELTQAIQKILDSYRDGILVTSVTMQNVQPPQQVQAAFDDAVKAGQDRERQKNEAQAYANNVIPRARGTAARMIEEAEGYKAKVVAQATGDAQRFDAIQAQYAKAPAVTRERMYLDTMQQIYGRSSKVLIDSRSNNNLLYLPLDKLLNSGGNANDAGANRSQGRNGASGNGDGSAQDGVSGDASSLDGAPVSLGSGMPNGMSGGVSGASAMSSMASRQGDGSDPLRSRTIFRSRDRSESLQDVPGVPGQ, from the coding sequence ATGGTGAATGATCAAAACTACAGCAGTGCTCGGCAGCGGATGACCGCTGTCTTTTCATTAAACGATCAGCGCTGGGGACGGGGCGAATCCCGTGAGACGACGGGCGACGGCGACGCCACGGCGTCCGATACGCCAGGGACGCCGGAGGCCGGCAACCAAGGCACGCGCGGCAGCGACGACCATCGAACGATGAGCGAGGGCGGCAAGGACGAAGGCGGCAATGGTCGACCGGACGACGGGCGCCGTGAAGGGCCGCCGACAACGCCTCCGGGCGTGCCGCAGCGCGGCGACCGCAAACGCCCCAACGGGGGCGGCGACAAGCAAGCGGGGCCGCCCGATCTCGACGAGTTGTGGCGCGAGTTCAATGCACGGATTCAACGCTTGTTCGGATCCGGCGGCGGCAATAATAACGGCGGCAACGACAATCGGCCGCCGCGCGGCGGCCCGCGCTTTCCCAGCGCCGGCCGTACCGGTTCGATCGGCGTCATCGCCATCCTATGCGCGGTCATCCTGATCTGGTTGGGAAGCGGCGTCTATGTCGTGCAGGAAGGCCAGGCGGGCGTCGTGCTGCGTTTCGGCAAATATGTCCGCACGGTCCCCGCGGGCGTACAGTGGCGGATGCCATGGCCGTTCGAATCGAATGAGACCGTCAATATGTGGCAGGTCCGTTCGATCGATATCGGTCGCAGCGGAACGATCGCGCAGACCAATTCGAAGGATTCGTCGATGCTGACGGCCGACGAGAACATCATCGACGTGCGTTTCGCGGTCCAGTATCGGATCAAGGACGCGGCTGATTTCCTGTTCAATAATGCCGACGCGGAAGCGAATGTCGCGCAGGCTGCCGAGACGGCGGTGCGCGAGATCGTCGGCAAGAGCAAGATGGATTTCGTCTTGTATGAAGGGCGCGAACAGGTCGCGCTGGAACTGACGCAGGCGATCCAGAAGATTCTCGACTCATATCGCGACGGCATCCTGGTGACCAGTGTGACGATGCAGAACGTGCAGCCGCCGCAACAGGTTCAAGCGGCCTTCGACGATGCCGTCAAAGCCGGTCAAGATCGCGAGCGGCAGAAGAACGAAGCGCAGGCCTACGCGAATAACGTGATTCCCCGTGCCCGCGGCACGGCCGCGCGGATGATCGAGGAAGCCGAAGGCTATAAGGCCAAGGTCGTTGCGCAAGCGACGGGGGATGCACAGCGTTTCGATGCGATCCAGGCGCAGTACGCGAAGGCCCCGGCGGTGACCCGCGAACGGATGTATCTGGATACGATGCAGCAGATTTATGGTCGCTCGTCGAAAGTGCTGATCGACAGCCGCAGCAATAACAATTTGCTCTATCTGCCGCTCGACAAGTTGCTGAATAGCGGGGGTAACGCCAATGATGCCGGGGCGAACCGGTCGCAGGGCCGCAATGGCGCGTCCGGCAACGGTGATGGCAGTGCGCAGGATGGTGTGTCCGGCGATGCCTCATCGCTCGACGGCGCGCCGGTGAGCTTGGGGAGTGGGATGCCGAACGGCATGTCCGGTGGGGTGTCAGGCGCATCGGCGATGTCCTCGATGGCGTCGCGTCAGGGGGATGGCAGCGACCCGTTGCGTTCCCGTACGATTTTCCGCAGCCGGGACCGCAGTGAATCGCTGCAGGATGTCCCAGGCGTGCCTGGTCAATAA
- the hflX gene encoding GTPase HflX, which produces MTRAALVNLDFGKADFQASLEELAMLATSAGADPVVTVTGKRASPDPKFFVGSGKAEELRLLVAHHEVDLVIFNHPLSPAQQRNLEQAIQTRVVDRISLILDIFAQRAKSAEGKVQVELAQLQYLSTRLVRAWTHLERQKGGIGLRGPGETQLETDRRLLGERIKYLRGRQAKLAKQHGTQRRARERSQTFSVSLVGYTNAGKSTLFNAITKAQTYAADQLFATLDTTSRRVFLGDAGTIVLSDTVGFIRDLPHTLIAAFRATLQETAQSDLLIHVVDAANAARLDQIDEVNKVLREIGAADVPQLLVWNKIDAVPELDDVKLFERNEYGNISRVFVSAKSGRGLDALRMAITEAVVARDLDAPVAPTEEDVRFRHTGRPPDWSQPISGGARADVSDPAADAARRSEADSETGSDDLGTDPAHASDRATDADSDSDFDADLDLDSNAGSGDHAV; this is translated from the coding sequence TTGACACGCGCTGCACTCGTCAATCTGGACTTCGGCAAAGCCGATTTCCAGGCCAGCCTGGAAGAGCTGGCAATGCTGGCCACCAGTGCCGGCGCCGACCCTGTCGTCACAGTGACAGGAAAACGGGCAAGCCCCGATCCCAAATTCTTCGTTGGTAGCGGCAAGGCTGAGGAATTGCGCCTGCTGGTTGCCCACCATGAAGTCGATCTGGTTATCTTCAACCATCCGCTGTCACCGGCACAGCAACGGAATCTGGAGCAGGCAATCCAGACGCGGGTGGTCGATCGAATCAGCCTGATTCTGGATATCTTTGCGCAACGGGCGAAAAGCGCCGAAGGCAAGGTCCAGGTCGAACTTGCTCAGCTACAGTATCTGTCCACCCGCCTGGTGCGGGCGTGGACGCACTTGGAGCGGCAAAAAGGCGGTATCGGTTTGCGCGGCCCCGGTGAAACGCAGCTCGAAACCGACCGTCGTCTGTTGGGAGAGCGGATCAAGTATCTGCGAGGTCGCCAGGCGAAGCTCGCCAAGCAGCACGGAACGCAGCGACGCGCCCGGGAACGAAGTCAGACCTTCTCGGTTTCCTTGGTCGGCTATACGAATGCGGGTAAGTCTACGCTGTTCAATGCGATCACGAAAGCGCAGACCTATGCCGCCGACCAACTGTTCGCGACACTGGACACGACGTCGCGGCGTGTGTTTCTCGGTGATGCCGGGACGATCGTGCTTAGCGATACCGTCGGCTTCATCCGCGATCTGCCGCATACGTTGATCGCGGCGTTTCGTGCCACGCTGCAGGAAACGGCGCAGTCGGATTTGTTGATCCACGTCGTCGACGCGGCCAATGCGGCGCGGCTCGATCAGATCGATGAGGTCAACAAGGTTTTGCGGGAAATCGGCGCGGCCGATGTGCCGCAATTGTTGGTCTGGAACAAGATTGATGCGGTTCCTGAACTGGACGATGTTAAGCTGTTTGAAAGAAACGAATATGGTAATATTTCCCGCGTTTTCGTGAGTGCGAAATCAGGGCGTGGTTTGGACGCCCTGCGCATGGCGATCACGGAAGCCGTGGTGGCCCGCGACCTCGACGCGCCTGTTGCGCCAACCGAGGAAGACGTGCGTTTCCGGCACACGGGACGTCCGCCGGATTGGTCGCAGCCGATCTCGGGTGGCGCAAGGGCGGATGTTTCGGACCCGGCTGCCGATGCTGCGCGGCGATCTGAGGCAGACTCGGAAACGGGTTCGGACGACCTCGGCACGGATCCGGCACACGCGTCGGATCGCGCGACGGATGCCGATTCGGATTCCGATTTCGATGCGGATTTGGATTTGGATTCGAATGCCGGATCTGGGGATCACGCGGTGTGA